A single genomic interval of Methanophagales archaeon harbors:
- a CDS encoding type II toxin-antitoxin system HicB family antitoxin, producing the protein MGYIAVVPELAGCSVFGETEEEALKEVTATTELWLETAEKEWRGIPQPAGKELLKAFVEEKIDSEIREMGGKLVGLLP; encoded by the coding sequence ATGGGCTATATTGCAGTAGTTCCAGAGTTGGCGGGATGTTCAGTATTCGGTGAGACCGAAGAGGAGGCATTAAAGGAAGTCACGGCTACAACGGAGCTATGGCTGGAAACTGCCGAAAAGGAGTGGAGAGGGATCCCACAGCCTGCAGGAAAAGAACTGCTGAAAGCATTTGTCGAAGAAAAGATTGATTCAGAAATTAGGGAGATGGGGGGGAAATTGGTGGGGTTATTGCCGTAA